The nucleotide sequence AATGTCAAGGCAAGTATAGATCTTTCTTTTTAGTCTTAggcctagtttttttttttgttcttaacaTCTTAGTCTTAGTTCTTTAAGTCTtgtacttctctctctctctctctctctaagacaAAAAAAAGGCGAGTATAGATCCTGTACCATGTAAAACCTCTGTTAAAATTAGTTTTGGAATCTGTGCAAATTTTACCTTTCTTAACCTTGCAAACCTCTAAGCGAGTGGACCTTGCTCGCTCTTGTTCAGTCAAATCTTCCTTAAACCATGTCCAGGAAATCTTGTCGGTTCTCAGGCAATTTCCTCTCCATGTTAGGAATcacctactactactactactctcCATGAACCTGGTGTCGACTACTCTTTCTCAAGAATACACTCGTTCAACAGAACAACCACGGTGGTGGTGGCTATTTTGTATAGAGATTCTTTTTATCACATTAACATTATCAACGATATGTTCTCCTAGTGATATCTTATGTTCTTTGCACGATTATATTTATAAGCCGGGTTGGGTTGGTTGCTCTTTTGCGTTTGTTCATATTTTACATGTAATCATATTTTCGCTTTTGTTTGGCATTTCACGGTTTTGTTGTttcttatttttatctttttatagtcGGAATTATATCAGTAGCACTCTGTGTTTGTTTATGCAGCATGGCCGCCGATGCATTCAGCTTCCGAAGCCACGCACAAGTTTTCTTGAAAGCCTTTTGCGTGCGTTGCTTTTATTTCAAGAAAAATTTACTTGATTACTTTCACTTCTTATTTTTGAATTGTGCAACTTTAGTGGTGCAGTTTATGAATTAAAAGGAAGTATAACTTAGAAATAATTACCTATACTCAGAATCATCCTTTCCATGTTATTCGATTCCATGTAAGGTTTCTCTTTAGTGCTTCATATTCATATGCCGACTCGAATTGCACCCCTCATCGATCCTATGATCCATCAAAATGACACCTTCCCAGACCATCGCCGATATCAGCTGTTCAGGGCTAATTAGTAATATTGCTTCGATTTGCTTGCAACAGTAATAAAAGGATCAGTTCGCCACACGTTATGGAAGGGCATACTGAAGTGGCAGCTTATATCTGTTCAACCAACATATATACGCAACACCATTTTAACCTCTGAAGAAACCCTTGACACACGATACTTTTATACATTCACGTATCTCCGTGCATCATATCATCCTGCCACCACCGGAGCCATGGCCTCCTCTCCCCCTATCTCCACGATGATCTTTCCAGTGGCATGACCCGCTATGCTTTTGGCCCAGGCTGCTGCCGCTTCACTCAGTTGGTGCCTCGAGTCGACCACCGTCGTAACCTTCCCATCCCGCACCAGCTGAACCAAAAACCTCAAATCCTCCTTGTCATGCACGAAGATGAGCAGTGGCACCAGCTTCttcttcgcaaaggtcagccttttCACCACTGAATGAAACCAGGTCCACGGTGTAGGAGTTAAATCGATCACCACCCCGTTAGCTGCCAGGTTTGGCTCAAAAGTGGACCAGCTGATACCCACCGTGCAGTGTATCACCACATTGTACTTCCTCCCCGAGGGGCTGCTCAAGCTCTTGCCTTCTGGAGTTTTGTAGTCCAGCACCTCATCTGCACCCAACCTCTTCACGAGATCGACGTTCCGAGCACCACAGGTGGCTGTCACATGAAGGTTACCCAGCTTCGCGAGCTGGACCGCGAAAGACCCAACCCCACTGGAGGCGGCGGTGATCAAGACATTCCCGGGCTGACCGGTGCCATCAAACTTGGTTCCACCGTCCCTCAGTGCTTGGAGAGCAGTGAGCGCTGCGATCGGTAGGCTGGCACCCTCAGCTGCTGAAACTTCAGGGGGCCTGTCCACTGTTATGTTCACCGATGCAACAGCATACTCTGCAAGTCCACCTGCATTCTGATCATACCACACACATCTCAAGTTAGAAAGATCCAGGAACTCAACATGTACTCACTAAACTTATCTATCAAGAGCAGTCAATTTGATCAAGAAGAACCAAATATCAAGAGCAACATACAAAGCATACTGGAATCTTAGTATGAACATACATAACTTGCTTTCATAAGTTGAAGATGGGGAGTACTTCGAAAAATTACCCGAAAGTTAAGCATGGAAACCACCTTGTCACCTGGCTTGAAGCTATGTACTCCCGGACCGACCTCAACAACTTCTCCAGCTACATCGGTCACTAGTGACCAACCAAATACAGAACATAGTTTCCATCCTCCATTAAAGAGTTTCAAGAACCAAATGCtagatatatgcatatatgtttaCATGTGTGATTCAGAATGCAGACTATGGTAAACATTTAAAAGTGCTTGTAGAAAGAAAATATGATTTACCGATCTGATTAGTCTCATGTCGATCGCTACCAGAGCAGAAACTAAATGTACAGTAGGCTTCAAGATGAATGGACACATCACAAGTAGTTGTTACTCTGATACTGTATAGCTGACGCCCAAATGCAAAAAACTACATGAGCCAAGCTTCCAGGTAGGAGCTCTCAGATTGTGCCCATTGAGAGTGGGTAGTCACAACTGATGCGAGACTTTAA is from Musa acuminata AAA Group cultivar baxijiao chromosome BXJ1-6, Cavendish_Baxijiao_AAA, whole genome shotgun sequence and encodes:
- the LOC135676944 gene encoding chloroplast envelope quinone oxidoreductase homolog; this translates as MAGRTMHAVQYDGYGGGAAGLKHVEIQVPSPKKDEVLLRVEAASINQIDWKIQKGVMRPLMPPKFPFVPVTDVAGEVVEVGPGVHSFKPGDKVVSMLNFRNAGGLAEYAVASVNITVDRPPEVSAAEGASLPIAALTALQALRDGGTKFDGTGQPGNVLITAASSGVGSFAVQLAKLGNLHVTATCGARNVDLVKRLGADEVLDYKTPEGKSLSSPSGRKYNVVIHCTVGISWSTFEPNLAANGVVIDLTPTPWTWFHSVVKRLTFAKKKLVPLLIFVHDKEDLRFLVQLVRDGKVTTVVDSRHQLSEAAAAWAKSIAGHATGKIIVEIGGEEAMAPVVAG